A genome region from Candidatus Zymogenus saltonus includes the following:
- a CDS encoding Hsp20/alpha crystallin family protein: MALIRWDPFRDLLSLQDRMNRLFEESMTRNKVFEEALTTGVWSPVVDIYETDTSVILKAELPGMTKDDIIIEINENNLILKGERKFQKDIKEENYHRIERSYGTFSRSFTLPDTVDKDKVSASFKEGILEITIPKIEGAKPKQIEIQGE, translated from the coding sequence ATGGCTCTGATCAGATGGGATCCATTTCGAGACCTACTCTCCCTGCAGGACAGGATGAACCGTCTCTTCGAGGAGAGTATGACGAGGAATAAAGTCTTCGAAGAAGCCTTGACTACGGGGGTATGGTCGCCCGTCGTAGATATCTACGAGACCGACACAAGCGTAATATTAAAAGCGGAGCTTCCGGGAATGACAAAGGACGACATCATCATCGAGATCAATGAGAACAACCTTATTTTAAAGGGCGAGCGGAAGTTCCAAAAAGATATCAAAGAGGAGAACTATCACCGCATCGAGCGCTCCTACGGCACATTTTCCCGCTCCTTTACACTTCCCGACACCGTAGACAAGGACAAGGTAAGCGCAAGCTTTAAAGAGGGCATCTTGGAGATTACCATTCCAAAGATCGAAGGGGCGAAGCCGAAACAGATCGAGATACAAGGGGAATAG